A portion of the Synergistaceae bacterium genome contains these proteins:
- a CDS encoding xanthine dehydrogenase family protein molybdopterin-binding subunit — MKDIAGQILRLSKESLDHGGGYIFYKHDPSVRVAYKNMAYGYAYPNGNGIGGPLISHGYFTAERLTNLDHETGQGNPALAWTFGCHAVDIEVDVHSGEITVLKVASAFDAGQILNERMVYSQVMGGVVQGIGSAILEGYKFDENNVLLNPSFTDNKIPTMKDMPLEVVPIYIENPQLNGPYGARGVSEHTMISIPSAIGNALYDATGINFYKLPLTPENVALGIKSGKKDIY; from the coding sequence ATGAAAGATATTGCAGGACAGATCCTAAGACTTTCAAAGGAATCCCTAGATCATGGCGGAGGCTACATTTTTTACAAACATGATCCCTCAGTGCGTGTAGCTTACAAAAACATGGCTTATGGCTATGCCTATCCTAATGGTAACGGTATAGGCGGTCCGCTAATTTCTCATGGTTATTTCACCGCAGAGAGACTGACAAACCTAGACCATGAGACCGGACAAGGCAACCCCGCACTGGCTTGGACCTTTGGTTGTCATGCAGTTGATATTGAAGTTGACGTGCATTCAGGCGAGATCACTGTCCTGAAAGTGGCCTCGGCCTTTGACGCCGGACAGATTCTCAATGAGAGAATGGTCTACAGTCAGGTCATGGGCGGTGTAGTGCAGGGTATCGGATCAGCGATCCTAGAAGGATACAAGTTTGACGAAAACAACGTCCTCCTTAATCCTTCATTCACAGACAACAAAATCCCGACCATGAAAGACATGCCGCTTGAGGTAGTTCCGATCTATATTGAGAACCCTCAGCTAAACGGTCCTTACGGTGCAAGAGGTGTCTCTGAACACACGATGATCTCCATTCCGTCTGCTATCGGCAACGCTTTGTACGATGCTACAGGCATCAACTTTTACAAACTACCTTTGACTCCTGAGAATGTTGCTCTCGGAATCAAGAGTGG